A stretch of the Pseudomonas sp. ACM7 genome encodes the following:
- a CDS encoding tail protein X, translating into MFIPHITTDGERWDQLAWRYYGDAHRYLPIVEANSHVPITAALPAGLTLAIPVLEPVATTEDLPPWMR; encoded by the coding sequence ATGTTTATTCCCCATATCACCACCGATGGCGAGCGTTGGGACCAGTTGGCATGGCGATACTACGGTGATGCTCATCGGTATTTGCCGATCGTAGAGGCCAACTCCCATGTGCCGATTACCGCCGCTTTACCAGCAGGTTTGACCTTGGCCATTCCCGTACTTGAACCCGTGGCCACCACTGAGGATCTTCCACCATGG
- a CDS encoding phage tail protein, protein MFAILGDIEFTVAGGISGMEQSGSADWAEHARIQGKPLLEWIGEGLDECNLTIELHPVLGDPEERLRTLRLAKSKHEPLAFVMGSGEYLGAYVITNISNAIRRSTAVGQIKAATVQLSLKEYTGAFTRKVARPGLLDSALNGTTAAAAGKPGLISRLMPSPSTVQAVIGHAKTAGNILKAGQNLYETVKSGNASMILGQVPQLLGVTARAIGPLQGLTSVAGLLDDGADLSRLGEDVLGSVMGARSALNPVDLGNIVDRFSASRESLGQALTTMDGSRIRLAGLAAQVLTRRA, encoded by the coding sequence ATGTTTGCAATCCTGGGTGATATCGAATTCACCGTGGCCGGTGGCATCAGCGGTATGGAGCAAAGCGGATCGGCCGACTGGGCAGAGCACGCACGTATCCAGGGGAAACCTTTGCTGGAGTGGATCGGTGAAGGTCTGGATGAGTGCAACCTGACCATCGAGCTGCACCCGGTCCTGGGCGATCCCGAGGAGCGGTTGCGAACCCTGCGCCTGGCCAAGAGCAAACATGAGCCTCTGGCCTTTGTGATGGGAAGCGGCGAGTACCTCGGTGCCTACGTCATCACTAACATCTCCAATGCCATCCGCCGCTCAACGGCCGTGGGCCAGATCAAGGCTGCCACTGTTCAGTTAAGCCTGAAGGAATACACTGGGGCATTCACTCGTAAGGTCGCTCGGCCGGGACTGCTCGATTCGGCCTTAAATGGCACAACGGCGGCGGCTGCTGGTAAGCCCGGACTAATCTCGCGGCTGATGCCATCCCCCAGTACTGTCCAGGCGGTGATTGGTCATGCGAAAACAGCCGGGAACATCCTGAAGGCAGGCCAGAACCTGTATGAAACGGTCAAGAGCGGCAACGCCTCGATGATCCTCGGTCAAGTTCCGCAATTGCTGGGTGTTACGGCCAGGGCCATTGGACCGCTTCAAGGACTGACGTCAGTGGCCGGGTTGCTTGATGACGGCGCCGATCTGTCGCGTCTAGGTGAGGACGTATTGGGCAGTGTGATGGGTGCTCGATCAGCCCTCAACCCGGTCGACCTGGGCAACATCGTCGACCGGTTCTCCGCGTCCCGCGAGTCGCTTGGCCAGGCGCTCACCACAATGGACGGCTCCCGCATCCGTTTGGCAGGGTTGGCGGCGCAAGTCTTGACCAGGAGGGCTTAA